GGGTGTTTGCCAAAGGTCTTTTCCCAAGGAGCAATAGCTGGGAAGCTCCACACATCACGCATTTGCTTATCATTGTTTAGTTTTTTTAGAATCTCATAGTTAAAAATATGCTTATGTTTATGGCTTTTTCTAGCCCAAATGATTTGCTCAGTAGAGTGCGTGAGGTAGCGACAGCTAAAGTTTGGCGGGGGATTAGTCTTTTGCCAAGTAATGATATTTAAAATCTTAAAATCAAGCTTTTGTAATGCCCTGCCAAGTGAAAAAATATTATGATAAGTCCCACTTATCATAATGCTGCCTGTGGGCTTTAGGGCTATTTTTGCATTTGCAATCCACTCCGTATTAAACCTATCAATTTCATCAATATTTTCTCCCCTGTCCCATTCGCCTTTATTCACACTCACAATCTTGCCACTTTGGATACTTAAGCCACCATTTGAGAGAAAATAAGGTGGATC
The Helicobacter winghamensis ATCC BAA-430 DNA segment above includes these coding regions:
- a CDS encoding DNA-methyltransferase, which codes for MTAKSHTLTPTFTSLDSKFSLYQGDCNALLPQMKESFDVIFADPPYFLSNGGLSIQSGKIVSVNKGEWDRGENIDEIDRFNTEWIANAKIALKPTGSIMISGTYHNIFSLGRALQKLDFKILNIITWQKTNPPPNFSCRYLTHSTEQIIWARKSHKHKHIFNYEILKKLNNDKQMRDVWSFPAIAPWEKTFGKHPTQKPLALLVRLLLMASNEDSIICDPFSGSSTTGIAANLLHRQFIGIERESSFIDLSIKRKSELDSKFKDIESKINDLKLLNTILQSNLT